DNA sequence from the Halorussus sp. MSC15.2 genome:
TTCGCCTTCGCTCATGGCTCAGTTACCTCCCCGTCCCGTTCGTCGGGACGAGATGTCCCCGACCTTCCGTCCGGGCGGAGCGTTCCGCGAGACGGACTTGGGTTTGCCGGGGTGCTGGCGGCCACCGCCACCGAACGGGTGGTCCACGGCGTTCATCGCCACGCCACGGACGTTCGGCCACTTGGTGCCGCGCGCCTTCATCTTGTGATACTTGTTACCCGCTTTGACGTGGGGCTTCTCGGTCCGGCCGCCGCCTGCGACCACGCCGATAGTCGCCCGACAGTCGGGCGAGAGGCGCTTGACCTCACCGCTCGGCAGTTCCACGACCGCCGCGTTTCGGTCGTGCGTGACGAGGTTCGCGCTCACGCCGGAGGCGCGAGCGAACTTGCCACCGTCACCGGGACTACTCTCGACGTTACACACCGGGACTCCTTCCGGAATCTCGGCGAGCGGCAGCGTGTTGCCCTGCTTGATTTCGGCGGTGACGCCGACCTGGATGGTCTCGCCGACGCCGACGCCCTCGGGCACGAGGACGAGTCGCTGGTCGCCGTCCTCGAACTCGATGGCGGCGACCGGCGCGCTCCGTGCAGGGTCGTGTTCGATGTCCACGACCGTTCCGGAGACTGCGTCCGCTT
Encoded proteins:
- a CDS encoding 50S ribosomal protein L2 produces the protein MGRRIQGQRRGRGGPTFRAPSHRYKADLTHKKPEEADAVSGTVVDIEHDPARSAPVAAIEFEDGDQRLVLVPEGVGVGETIQVGVTAEIKQGNTLPLAEIPEGVPVCNVESSPGDGGKFARASGVSANLVTHDRNAAVVELPSGEVKRLSPDCRATIGVVAGGGRTEKPHVKAGNKYHKMKARGTKWPNVRGVAMNAVDHPFGGGGRQHPGKPKSVSRNAPPGRKVGDISSRRTGRGGN